The Nodosilinea sp. PGN35 DNA segment TTTTGGGAGCACACCATTCGCGATGAGGCGGATTGGGTGGGGCACATCAATTATTTGCATTACAACCCGGTGAAGCATGGGTTGGTGAAGTGACCCAATCAGTGGGAGTTTTCGAGCTTTCGGCGGTTTGTCAGCGATGGGTTTTATGGAGAGGATTGGGGGTGTCGGTGCGGAGGGAAAGAGGCTGCGTTTAAGGGGGAGGAGTTGGTGGTGGGTGAATAGATTGGATGCGCCCCACTACTTTAAAAAAAATGCTGCATGAATTCCACGAATTGTAAGTCAACTAGTTTAGGAGTGAGTTAAATTCACTGTATCTACTTAGACAAAACCATGGCATCACACCTTCTCATAGACATTCTATTAGGCCTTATCGTGCTGACGGCACGGCTAAACATAGTTAATGGATATGCGCAATCCTTGATTGATAAAACCTCATTTTCAATCAGGACAGCTCTTATTAATCTTACTACTATCTTTATTCCGCTTCTTATTGATATTGCTTTTTTTGAAATAAAAAAATTCCCGGAAATCCCTAGTTTTGCCACCATTCCTATTACATCTTTTGCTACTGCTACTGGAGTCTTTTTAGTCAATTTAGAGCTAGAAAATAAAAAACAGAAAAGAGAAAAATTAAAAATAGCCAAAATACTCGTTTGTGCCATTGAACCGCAGATTGAAGAGCTTGACTCCTTCCAGAAAGCACTTAAGGAAAACAAGATATACATTGAACCAGGCATGTATGATTTGCTAGGAGAAATTTTAGTCAACAAAGAGATTTCTGCTTTGATCTTAAACAATGCCGGGATATTTTCGATTGAAATTATCAGAGATCTAATGGGCTACTCGGATCAGCTGAATAAAAATTTGATAACAATCTTGCTTGTCAATCAAGAAATAAAGACTGAAAATCATCTTACGCTTAACGTTGAAAAGAAGAATGGAGAACTTATGATGGAAATGATTCAAAAGACGGTTTCAAAGGGTGCGATTGCTTTGCAAAACATTTGCGAAAATACTATGCGAGACAAAGAAAGAGCTGAAAAATATTCCAGATTAATATAGCGGTATTCACCATGAGTTACTGCATCTAAGGTGCAAACTTTATAGATTAATTTCTACGAAAATTAGCCACGTTCTGTGTAGGGTGGGCACTGCCCACCATCCCACTCAATCTACCACCAGTCAATCGGGAACCTTTACTTAGAGTCGTTGCCCTACCCCAAATTCCCAATTGCAGGGCCATCTTTCTCGTCCTGGCAACCTTCAACCGCAGACCAATTTTTGTGGATTGGGTCGGGCACATCAATTATTTGCGTTACAACCCCGTAAAGCATGGGTTGGTAGATTGCCCCCATCAGTGAAAGTTGTCGAGTTTTCGACAGTTTGTAAAGGATGGGTTTTATGGAGAGGATTGGGAGTGCCGATGTGGAGGGAAAGCGACAGCGATTAAGTTTGAGGGGGAGGGGCTGGTGATGGGTGAATAAGTGGGGTGGTGGGCAGTGATCACCCTACTTTGACTACTTTGAATTTAGGTCCTAATTGTAGTTTCAGCATGAGCAGTTGTTTCAAGTTTGACTGGATTTGGTGGAATAATGTACATCATGCTTACACCTTCTGCAGCAAGTTGCTTAGGTTTAAGAGATTCCCACTGCGTGAATGTAATTTCTGTTCTGCTTATTAACTGAAGCTCAAACTCATATGCGGCAAACCGATTACTCGTTTCGATAACACTTTCCATTTCATCAATAACTTGAGGCAATTTTTTGAAAACAGCTTTTATTCCTTCATCAGAAATCCCCCAAAAACCTTTCTTGATTTTCCAAGGCTCTATAACAGCAGGTGGAAGAGAGTTTATCATTTCTTCTAACATATTCACTGGAGTTAGAAAAAAATTACGCATCAGTTCAAAAACAGCACTCTCATTTAGAGAGCTATCCTTCCACTGGTAAATTTTAGTTAGTCTTGACAAATCGACAGAACCCATTGTTTGTGGATAAAGATAAATGATCGGCCTTTCAGTCAAAAGGATATTGATATACGTCTTTGCATACTGCTGTATTTGAGTTTTCCCCTCTTTGAACCGTCTTAGAGCAGTGTCATACTCTCCTAATTCTAAGTAGCACCTAACCTCGGCTAAATAAGCTAAGTAGAGAGTCAACAGATATTCACCACAAATAGGAGATTGATATTCTAAGTGCTTATTTAACATATCTGAATAGATGTGCTCAGCCTCAAGAAAGCGGTTAATGGCTTGTAACGCACTGTTTTGCCGATTGCTTTCTTCGCTCATAGAGAAGGCATTGCGTACCAAATCTAGCGCTGCTCGGAAGTTGGCGTAGAAGCTCATATCAATTTTTTCGTCAATATCTTCCATTGCCTTCTGGAATTCTTTCAGTTGACCTTCGATTTCTTTTAGTTTTGCGTAAATGACAGTAAATCCTAAAACAGAAGCCCCCATAGTGAGCATACTACCAGCGCCAATGAGAGACATTGCACTGGTAGCTTCCTCAGCCTGAGATACAGCACCAATTTGTTCAGCCCCAGCAACTTCTCTGAGCCAAGCTACTACTTGACCAGCATTATCCTGAATTACCCCTCCGTTCCTAAACAAGATATTGTCTGCTAATCCCGCTGCGATATTAGCAGGAAGGTCAAAGGTTACATCGATTGGTGCCATAGAAACTACCTAGTGTCAGTTAATAAAAGGATTGCGTTCATTTTCATCATTTCCTAAGCCCCCAGCATTTCATCGAATTGTTGAGGATCGATTTAAGTCGGCAACTGCACGATATTCGCATTTAGCACCGTAGGGTAGGCACTGCCCACCTTCCCATTCAGCTATTACCAACCCATCGGGAACACTACCTTAGAGTATCTTCCCCTACCCCCAAATGCCCAATTATCGACGCGCCTACACTCCCGGCGGGGCAGTCTTTCTCACCCTGGTCACCTTTAACCGCAGATCCATCTTTGCCGAACCCAACAAGGTTAGAACGTCTGAGCTAGGCTGGGATCGCCGTTAAGGTTGAATATTCTTTGATGTTGGGATGGGGGGGAGGGGATGGTGGTGGGTAAATAGATGGAGTGGTGGGCAGTGCCCACCCTACAGCTGGTTGCATGCGGTTGGGCCATACGGTTGAAAACACCGATCGCATGGCGTATCATATGCAACGCGGGGAATGAGACTAGGCGGGGAATGAGAGGACTGGAACTCCTCCCAAACCCCTAATCATTCCGCTTATCTGGAGTAAGCCGAAATGACTGGACTCATTTTAAGAGATCTAGCCCATCGGTTTCGCACCTTTACGGAGTGCTAGGTAAGTTCCCCGTTTTCCTGACCACAAAGGTGAACACCATGACTTACGAGTTCAAACTGCCCGTGCGGCAGCAAGAAGTAGTGCGCCTGATCGCCCTGGGCGACTACGCAGCGGTACGAGACACAATTCATCAACTCGGGGCAAAAGGCTGCGCCGACCCAGATAGGTGGACAAAGCTAATGCCGACCGGCAGAGAAGGCGAGTATATCTCGATACACACCCGCCGATACGCCCCCGCCGCAGACTAGCGAATGACAGAACCCCTGGAGAGCAAACCTCCGGGGGTTTCTTGTGTGACTGACCCAACTCGTTCCAAGGGCAGCTCGTTCCAAGGGCAGCTCGTTCCAAGGGCAGCTCGTTCCAAGGCTCCGCCTTGGAATGTATAGCGAATGGCTCTGCCCTCTGAGAGCAAGTGGCAGAGCCACTGAAAGGACATTCCCAGGTAGAACCTGGGAACGAGTGCTGTTCAAACGGTGCAAAAGCCAGTGCAGGCTCTCAGCCCCCGATGGGCATTCCAGTGCTGAGCATGGCACGAGGGGCAGCGAGTACAAAAGCGGTGTTTAGAGCGATCGCCCCCCCGCACTCAGCGCCTCGGCCCCTACCAAGTGCCCCGTCTTCACATAGATCGTGCAGCCCTTGCGGCTAAAGGGGTTGTGGCGGCTGCCGTGGGGGCTGCGTAGCCAGGTGCCCGCCGGGTAGTCGCCGTGCTCATCAGAAAACACGCCATCGAGCACAAAGATCTCCTCGCCGCCCCAGTGGGTGTGGGGCTGAAACTGGGTGCCCGGTGCCCACTTCACCAGCGCCACATTTTCGGTGCCGTAGGTGTGCAGGGGCATTACCCGCAGGCCCTCCACCAGGCCGGGGTGCCAGGGCGCGGTGGTCGTATCGATCGCGACGCGGGTTTGGTCATCGGGGTGCATCTGCCACAGCTTGACCAAAATGGTGCAGCCCGGCGCGCTAGAGGGCGTGTGGGTCGAACCCACCGGGTTGCGCACGTAGGTGCCCGCCGGGTAGTGGCCGTGCTCGTCAGAAAAGACCCCCTCCAGCACAAAAAACTCTTCGCCGCCGCCGTGGGTGTGGGGCGAAAAGGCGCTGCCGGGGGCGTAGCGCACCAGGGAGGTGGCGCGGGCGACTTCATCCCCGTCGCGATCGAGCAGGCGGCGGTGGACACCGGGCATGGGAGAGTCAACCCAGGGCAGATCGGGGGTGGTGAGGACGACGCGCTGGGTGAAGTCGGCGTGGAGTTTCATGGGGGAGGGGGGGAGGGGTGGGCGGGTAGGCGGGTGGGCGGGTGGATGGGTGGATGAAAACGTAGGGGCAAACGGCGTTTGCCTTAGCCCATGGGTATCACTCCATGAGCGCCAACCAATGGAGATTGCCTGAGGTTTTAAATTCTAACCCTTCAATTTCCAGGGGCCGGTGTTATCTAAGAAGGGCGAAAACTCCGGGGCTGACCAGGTGAGGGGCAGGCTGCCTGAGACCCGGTAGCCGTGGCTGACGGAGAAGCGCAGCAGGCGTTCGGCCCCTTCGTAGGCGGCGATTTCGGGGCCGTCCCAAATCACTTTGGCGGTGCCGGTGAGGTAGAGCAGGTCGCCCCGGTCAAAGTCGATAAAGACCAGCCCGGCGCGGGGGTTGAGTTCTAGGTTGCCAAAGGTGTTGAAGTGAAAGTTGCCCGCAAAATCGGGAATGGTGAACCTGCGGGCATCGTCCATGCGCACAAAGCCCGGCTTGCCGCCCCGGTGCGACACATCCACGCCGCTGGCGCTGCCGGCTGACCGGTGGGCGGTGGCGATAAAGAATGTATCAGCCGCCGCGACGATCGCCCGCTCCCCCTCTTCCAGCGCCTCGAAGAAACGCACCGGTTTAGGCGCTGCCGCATCAAAGGCTCGCCAGTCAAACCGCCGCGCCTGGATGTACTGGGGGCAGTTGCCAAAGCTCTGCCCCACGGTGACCGTAAACCCATCGGGCTGAAGGGCTGACAGGGTGCCGTTTAGGCGGTTGCGGCGGCGGGTGTGCAGCTCTATGCCCAGCAGGCCAATGTCGGCCCCCACAGCCAGGGTGCGGTGCAGGGGGTCGCCGTAGAGGGGCGGCGCGGCAAGGTGCAACCTGCGCTCGTCGGGGGAGGTGATAAATCCGGGTTGCCCCACCAAAATTGAAGCCCAGGGCTGACCGTGGCTATCCACCGTACCTACCAAAACGTAAGACAGCTGGGCAAAAAACTGGCGGTGCTGCTCGGGCAAATAGTCGCGAATCATCCGCCGCCCCTGGCGATCGAGCCGCTCTTGCACCCCCAACCGCGCCTGAATGGCCAGTTCGCCAGCGTGGAAGGGCGACGCTTCGTAAGACCAACCCGAGTTTGCCATCGGTATGCTCCTGTTTATCTCTGCACAGTGGACAGTCGGGACGGCTAACCCCCCGAGACTTTACCTAAGCCCCCTTAAATCCTAGAGGGTTGCCTCTTGTGGGATGGGCCTCTGGCCCGCTTATGAATCAGTCAGGTTAGGCGATCGCGCTCCCCTGGCATCTGCCGTCACCTGTCGCTCCGCTTAGATGCCCACCATCGGCACAAAGCCGGGCAGCTGCTTGATGCGATCGATCCAGCCCAGCAGGTTGGGGTAGGTGTCGAGGTCAACCTTGCCGTCACGGGCCAGGGCCACGTAGGGAAACACGGCCACATCGGCAATGGTGGGGCGATCGAACTCCAGCCAGGGGCGGTTGTGGAGGCGCTGGTCGAGCTGGGTGAGAATGTGCTCGGCCTTCTGGTGGGCGCGATCGATGTTGATGTCACCCACTTTAAACAGGTGGTAAAGCCGCGCATGCTCAGGCCCCTGGCGCACTTCGCCAGCGGTGGTCGAGAGCCAGCGCACCACCTGGGCCAGGGGTAGGGCATCGGTGGGCAGCCAGTCTTCGCCGCCGTACTGCCGCGCCAGGTAGACCAAAATCGCCTGGGCGTCGGCCAGGGTGACCTCGCCATCCACCAGCAGGGGCACCTGGCCAAAGGGGTTGAGGGCCAGAAAGGCGGGCGCTTTGTGGGCACCCTGCATCAGGTCAACCTTGATCCAGTCATAGTCGAGGCCGAGCAATGCTAGAAAAAGACGAACTTTGTAGCTGTTGCCAGAGAGATCGTGACCGTAGAGCTGAATCATGGTGGGCTCCTTGGGAAGGGGGGAGGATGTGGAGGTGGGGCAGATGGGGAAAGCCAGGCTCAGAGAACCACTTCCCTCACGGGGTTGGTGGGGGAAGCGGGTGAGTTATTGCAAAAGCACGAAGATAGAAGAGCGAAAGGTGAAGAAAATCCTCGCCTGGCTCGAACCGGGACCTTTTGAGCTGACCCAATCTAAGCTTCACCGGCTGTAGGCTTAAGCCAAATACCGAACGTCAAGTACCGGGCATCAAGTACCGAACGTTCGGTACACAATCACTGTACTGATCGTTCGGTATAATGTCAACAGGCAACCTATTTTGGGGGAGATGCGCGGCAATGGCGAAGCCAACGGCGGCCAAGCAGACCTATGTGCCGCCCCTGCTCGATCTGTTTCGGCAGTACGGCTACGACGGGGTCAGTCTGTCAAAAATTTCCCAGGCCACGGGGTTGGGCAAGGCCAGTCTCTACCACCACTTCCCCGGCGGCAAAGACGATATGGTGACGACGGTGCTCGACGCCCTCGATCGGTGGCTGCAAGAGACGGCCCTAGAGGCCCTGGAGAGTGAAGGGGACGCGCTGGCCCGGCTGACGCGCATGGGCGATCGCATCGGGGCCGCCTACAGCCACGGCCACAGGCCCTGCATGCTGGCCTCGCTGATGCTGGGCTCCGCCAGGGATGACTTTCAGCCCCAGGTGGAGGGCATGGTGAGGCGGTGGATGGGGGCGATCGCCGCTGTCCTCACCCAAGCCGGTATGCCCGCATCCCTGGCTCAGGAGCGCAGCGAAGAGGCCCTTGTCGCCATCCAGGGCGCGCTGATTGTGGCGCGATCGCTGAACGACGCGGCGGTCTTTGAGCGCACCATGCAGCGCCTGCCCCAGCAGCTCTGTCGCTGAGCCTAACGGGGCAATTTAAGCACATTCGTCCCGGCCTGCGAGTACGCCAACGGATTTGATATTACGACAATCAGAGGCTTGAGACGGGTTTGAACGGTCGAACGTTTTGAGGGAAATTGGCCTCCCCAGACCAGCTATATGGATCGGACTGGGTATCAGGC contains these protein-coding regions:
- a CDS encoding TetR/AcrR family transcriptional regulator codes for the protein MAKPTAAKQTYVPPLLDLFRQYGYDGVSLSKISQATGLGKASLYHHFPGGKDDMVTTVLDALDRWLQETALEALESEGDALARLTRMGDRIGAAYSHGHRPCMLASLMLGSARDDFQPQVEGMVRRWMGAIAAVLTQAGMPASLAQERSEEALVAIQGALIVARSLNDAAVFERTMQRLPQQLCR
- a CDS encoding glutathione S-transferase family protein, which translates into the protein MIQLYGHDLSGNSYKVRLFLALLGLDYDWIKVDLMQGAHKAPAFLALNPFGQVPLLVDGEVTLADAQAILVYLARQYGGEDWLPTDALPLAQVVRWLSTTAGEVRQGPEHARLYHLFKVGDINIDRAHQKAEHILTQLDQRLHNRPWLEFDRPTIADVAVFPYVALARDGKVDLDTYPNLLGWIDRIKQLPGFVPMVGI
- a CDS encoding pyridoxamine 5'-phosphate oxidase family protein, whose amino-acid sequence is MANSGWSYEASPFHAGELAIQARLGVQERLDRQGRRMIRDYLPEQHRQFFAQLSYVLVGTVDSHGQPWASILVGQPGFITSPDERRLHLAAPPLYGDPLHRTLAVGADIGLLGIELHTRRRNRLNGTLSALQPDGFTVTVGQSFGNCPQYIQARRFDWRAFDAAAPKPVRFFEALEEGERAIVAAADTFFIATAHRSAGSASGVDVSHRGGKPGFVRMDDARRFTIPDFAGNFHFNTFGNLELNPRAGLVFIDFDRGDLLYLTGTAKVIWDGPEIAAYEGAERLLRFSVSHGYRVSGSLPLTWSAPEFSPFLDNTGPWKLKG
- a CDS encoding cupin domain-containing protein; the protein is MKLHADFTQRVVLTTPDLPWVDSPMPGVHRRLLDRDGDEVARATSLVRYAPGSAFSPHTHGGGEEFFVLEGVFSDEHGHYPAGTYVRNPVGSTHTPSSAPGCTILVKLWQMHPDDQTRVAIDTTTAPWHPGLVEGLRVMPLHTYGTENVALVKWAPGTQFQPHTHWGGEEIFVLDGVFSDEHGDYPAGTWLRSPHGSRHNPFSRKGCTIYVKTGHLVGAEALSAGGRSL